From a region of the Nyctibius grandis isolate bNycGra1 chromosome 10, bNycGra1.pri, whole genome shotgun sequence genome:
- the NISCH gene encoding nischarin isoform X3: MEAAAAGEDGEEPPREARVLGSELVETYTVYIIQVSVGNHQWTVKHRYSDFHDLHEKLVSEKKIDKNLLPPKKIIGKNSKSLVEKRQKELEVYLQTLLVKFPVTAPKVLSHFLHFHLYEINGITAALAEELFHKGEQLLMAGEVFTIRPLQLYAVTQQLLQGKPTCANGDAKTDLGHILDFTCRLKYLKVTGTGGPFGTSNIQEHLLPFDLSIFKSLHQIEISHCGGKLIKGLTSSKHTLATMSVRFSATSMKEILVPEASEFDQWEPEGPSSSCPVTAVIPTWRTLTTLDMSHNSISQIDDSVKLIPKIEFLDLSHNGVSLVENLQHLYNLVHLDLSYNKLTSLEGVHTKLGNIKTLNLAGNQLERLCGLNKLYSLVNLDLSNNKIEQIDEVKNIGNLPCLEKVVLSSNPLSIIPDYRTKVLAQFGERASEVCLDNIVTTEKELDTVEVLKAIQKAKEVKYKLSNSDKKK; the protein is encoded by the exons ATggaagcggcggcggcgggcgaggACGGCGAGGAGCCCCCGCGGGAGGCCCGAGTCCTGGGTTCCGAGCTGGTGGAGACTTACacg gtaTATATTATTCAGGTCAGTGTTGGCAATCATCAGTGGACAGTCAAACATCGTTACAGTGATTTCCATGACCTGCATGAGAAG cttgtttcagaaaagaaaatagataaaaatcTGTTACCCCCTAAGAAGATTATTGGAAAAAATTCCAAAAGCCTGGTGGAGAAGAGACAAAAGGAATTAGAGGTCTACCTGCAAACCCTGCTAGTCAAGTTCCCTGTTACTGCTCCAAAAGTTTTGTCACACTTCCTACACTTTCATTTATAT GAGATCAATGGGATCACTGCTGCATTGGCTGAAGAGCTCTTCCACAAAG GAGAGCAGTTGTTAATGGCTGGAGAAGTCTTCACCATCAGACCCTTGCAGTTATATGCTGTCACTCAACAGTTGCTACAGGGGAAGCCTACATGTGCTAATGGAGATGCCAAAACAGATCTAGGTCATATTCTAGATTTCACTTGTAGACTCAAGTATTTAAAG GTCACTGGAACAGGGGGACCTTTTGGAACTAGTAACATTCAGGAGCATCTGTTGCCTTTTGATCTGTCAATTTTCAAATCACTTCATCAAATAGAG atcAGCCATTGTGGGGGAAAGCTTATCAAAGGGCTGACTTCATCAAAACATACGCTGGCCACAATGAGTGTTCGATTTTCAGCAACATCAATGAAG GAAATCCTAGTGCCTGAGGCCTCTGAGTTTGATCAGTGGGAGCCAGAGGGTCCATCTTCAAGTTGTCCAGTGACAGCAGTTATCCCAACTTGGAGAACTTTAACAACTTTGGATATGAGTCACAACAGCATCTCTCAAATTGATGATTCAGtg AAATTAATTCCAAAGATTGAATTCCTGGATTTAAGTCACAATGGGGTGTCTCTGGTAGAAAATTTACAG CATCTTTACAACCTTGTTCACCTGGACTTATCCTACAACAAGCTTACATCACTGGAAGGTGTTCATACAAAACTGGGAAACATCAAAACTCTGAATTTAGCAGGAAATCAGCTGGAAAGGCTGTGTGGTCTTAACAAACTGTACTCATTAGTCAACTTGGATCTGAGCAACAACAAAATAGAACAG ATTGATGAAGTAAAGAATATAGGAAACCTGCCATGCTTAGAAAAGGTGGTCTTATCCAGCAATCCGTTGAGCATCATCCCTGATTACCGGACCAAAGTACTTGCTCAGTTTGGGGAAAGGGCCTCAGAG
- the TNNC1 gene encoding troponin C, slow skeletal and cardiac muscles yields the protein MDDIYKAAVEQLTEEQKNEFKAAFDIFVLGAEDGCISTKELGKVMRMLGQNPTPEELQEMIDEVDEDGSGTVDFDEFLVMMVRCMKDDSKGKTEEELSDLFRMFDKNADGYIDLEELKIMLQATGETITEDDIEELMRDGDKNNDGRIDYDEFLEFMKGVE from the exons ATGGATGACATTTATAAGGCAGCG GTTGAGCAGCtgacagaagagcaaaaaaatg AGTTCAAGGCTGCCTTTGACATCTTCGTGCTGGGGGCAGAGGACGGCTGCATCAGCACCAAGGAGCTGGGGAAGGTGATGCGGATGCTGGGGCAGAACCCAACCcctgaggagctgcaggagatgATCGATGAGGtggatgaggatg GCAGTGGCACCGTAGACTTTGATGAGTTCCTCGTTATGATGGTCCGGTGTATGAAAGACGACAGCAAAGGGAAAACCGAAGAGGAACTCTCAGATCTCTTCAGGATGTTTGATAA AAACGCTGATGGCTACATCGACCTCGAGGAGCTGAAGATCATGCTGCAGGCGACGGGAGAGACCATCACTGAGGATGACATAGAAGAACTGATGAGAGATGGGGATAAAAACAACGATGGCAGGATTGACTATGACG AGTTCCTGGAGTTTATGAAGGGAGTTGAATAA